Below is a window of Acidobacteriota bacterium DNA.
ATCATCAGCCTTGTCGGCCTGCGTCACGATCTGCTGTTCGAGCCTGAGGCCTTCGGCGCGATCCGCGCCGACCATGTGGATCCCGGCCAACATCGCCCACGCGTCGCAGGCGGCCGGATACAACCGTGTAATACCAGTGAGGGCGGTCGCCGCATCGGCCGTGCGGCGATCGAGCATCAGCGAGGACGCGAGCATCAGCGCGGCCGGAGGCAGATCGGCGTCACGCCTTTCCGAGCGCGGCGCTGTTGCATCGCCGCCGAGCGGGCGCACAATCCGCACGCGGGCCCGCAGGGTGTCCCACCACGGCAGTGACGGCGCCAGCGCCTGACCCCGCGCGGTTTCGACCATCGCCTGGTCGAACTCGCCGAGCGCGATATAGCCGGTGGCAAGTTGATAGCGCGCCAGCGGCGACACGGGATCCAGCTCGATGACGCGCCTGGTGAACCTCATCGATTTGGCCGGATCGACATCTCTCAGGAGCTCCGCGATCGCCCAGTACGCGGCGACGTACGATCGGTCGATCTCGATCGCGCCACGCAACCTGATCAGCGCTTCGCGCAGCGTTGGTGATGACAGACCGAGCGCGAGCTGAACGGGCGCGGCATCCGGGTCGGCTGTCGCGGCTTGCTCCGCAGCCTCGCGCATCCGTCTCGACACGTCCGCGAAAGCGAGGCGACCCTCGAAGGCGGCGCCAATCGACAGCGCCTCCACCAGTCCGGTCTGCGCTTCGAGCATAGAGGAATCGGCGGCGATCGCGCTTTCGAACAACTGCACGGCGCGGCTGGCATCCTGGGCTGCCATTGCGTCACGCGCCTGCAGGTAGGCGTCGAAGGCCGCCGGATCCACGATCCGGAGGGCGGCGCGGCTGGTGGCGGCAGACTGTTTGAAGGGAATGCCTAAACGTTCCGAAACGTCCCGGGCTATACGCGTTTCAAGGGCAATGATGTCGGCGGCCTGCGCGGTGTAGTCCCGATTCCAGATCGTCTGGCCATCGGCCCGATCCACGAGGCTGAGTCTCACGTTCAGCTTCTTCCAGTCCGGATCGGCTGGCGTGACCATGCCCGCCAGCGCCACGCTGGCCTGAACGTCCTGGGCCACTGACTGGGGCGAGCGGCCGGCAAATGCCCGGATCGACAATCGCCCGAGGGTCGTCACGCCGGTCATCTGACCGAGTCGCATCACCAGGTCTTCCGCCAGTCCAGGCCCGAAGTACGGCCGCGTGGCTTCTCCGCCGCCAATGGTGAAGGGCAGCACGACGACGAGCGGGGTCGGCCGTGGACCGATGTTGCGGTGCCAGGTCTGCCGCAGAACATCCTGCCAGTGCCAGGCGGCCAGCGCCGAGGCGGCAACCAGCAGCAGACTCAACAGTCCCGTTCGGACCCATCGTGCGCCCGCTTGTCGGGCGGGCACGGGCCGATCGATCGAGGCATCGTGGGCGCGCACGGTGTCGGATGCAGCGCGCAACTCCGCGGCCATCGCCGCCACGCTCTGGTACCGATCAGCAGGGTTCTTCGCCAGCGCCCTGGCGACGATGGCGTCAAGCGCGATCGGTACGGCTGGGTTGATCATGCTCGGAGTTGTCGGTGTCGACTGCACGACATTGAGACCGATGTCGCTGGCGTTTGATCCGCCAAACGGCTCACGTCCCGTGAGCATCTCGTGGATGATCGCGCCGAGCGCGAAGATGTCCGTCCGATCGTCGATCGCCTGACCCAGGACCTGCTCGGGCGACATGTAGCCGACCGCACCAATTCCCAGCGCGCTGCCCCGTTCGGCCAGGCGCGCCGATGTCTGGCGGGTGTCGCCACTGTCCCGTTCCCATGCCGTCAGGCCAAAATCCAGAACCTTCGCGTGGCCCTTCGGTGTGACAAAGACGGCAGTGGGCGTCAGTGCGCCGTGGATGAGTTGGCAGGCATGCGCCTCGGCGAGCGCGTCGGCCAACTGCAGGGCCAGGTCGAGCGCGCGCCGGATGTTGAGCGCGTGGCCGGATCCCAGGGCCGACAGCTTCTCGCCCGACACGAACTCGTACACCAGGTAGACATGGCCTTCATGTTCGCCGACATCGAACAGCGTGGCGATGTTGGAATGGGAAAGCGTGGTATACGGCCGGATGCTGTCAATGAAGCGCGTGCGGTGCAGCGGGTCGGGCGTGACATCGCCCAGCACGCGGACCGCCACCGTGCGGCCGATGCGCGTGTCGCGCGCGCGGTAGACGGTTCCCAGCCCGCCGGTGCCGACAACGCCGAGGATGTCGTAATGGCCGATTGCCTGGCTCATGGATGGTCCACGAGATTGCAAGTTCCAAAAAGTGCGCACCCGCGCGCTTCTTCGGACGTGTATCGGCCGATCCGGCCTGATTGATTAATTCCGGGAAGGGGAAAAAGACGCCGCACTATGCCGCGAACATGGCCGACCGGTTCGCCCGGTGCATCTCGAGCCCGCCCTGGAATTCCGCCAGGCGCGCCCGGAGAAACGCGCGGCCACGGTGCAGCCGCGACTTGAGGGTCTGTTCCTTGATGCCGAGCCTCGCGCTCGCCTCTTCGGTCGAGAGCCCCTGGATGTCGCGCAGAATGACCGGCACGCGATAGATGCTGGGCAGTTCGGGCAACGCGCGCGCCAGCTGTCGGCGCACCTGGCCGCGCAGCAGGGCCTCATCGGCCATGTGCGACCAATCCGGGGTTTCACGACGAATCTGGCCGCCGTTCTCTTCGACATCGGCCATCAGATCGTGTTCGGATACTTCGAAATAGGACGCACTTCGCCTGGACCTGAGCCTCGACATCGCGGTGTTGAACGTGATGCGGTAGATCCACGACGACAAGGCGGCATCTCCGCGAAACGCGTCGATGCGGCTGTAGACCTTCATCAGCACGTCCTGCGCGATCTCTTCAGCATCCTCCGGCGTCTTGACGTAACGCATGGCCAAATGCTGGATCCGCGACCGGTAGATCGCGTCGAGTTCGGCCACTGCCGATTCGTCGCGCGCACGCATGCGCGTGACCAACTGGGCATCCTTCACGTTCTGAGCAGGGACGGCGGTCATGGTTCTCTTCCTCGAAGTGAGGACCTGGTCAGCAATAGATTCGCCATCCTGGTCCTAGGTTCCTGATTACGCCCACCCCATTATCGCCCCTTATTCCGACCAATTCAATCGTATTTTAAGAGGGCCTGTAACACGCTGAATACACACTGTTTATTGGACACTCAATTTGTCGGCGTGCGCTGAAAGACGTCGCAGAATGCCGCGATCAAATGATCTTCCGCCTCACCAATCGGGAGGTCGCGCCCGGTGAGGCGCCGCAGCGAGGTCACACCACGGTCAGAGATTCCGCACGGGACAATCAGTTTGAAGAAGTCGAGATCGGTATTCACGTTGAAAGCAAATCCGTGGCTGGTCACCCAGCGCTGGATGCGGACGCCGATCGCCCCGATCTTCTCCGCTCCCACCCACGCTCCAGTCAGCCCCTGGATTCGCCTGGCCTCGAATCCGTAGTCGGCTGTCACCCGAATCATCACCTCTTCGAGATCTCGCACGTAGCGATGCACGTCGCACCGGTCCGGCTTGAGGCTCAGAATCGGGTAGCCGACGATCTGACCCGGGCCGTGGTAGGTCACATCGCCGCCGCGACCCGTCTCATGGAGTTCGACGCCCAGTTCGGCAAGTCTCTCAGGCGTGGCCAACACGTGCTGCCGGCTCTCCCCTGCTTTCACGCCCAGCGTCAGAACGTGCGGATGCTGCAGCAGGAGCAGTTCGTCACCGATCTCGTCAGCGATTCGCCTGGCGACCAGCGCCCGCTGAAGCTCGAGGCCTTCGGCGTAGGAAACGAGTCCCAGGCGTCTGATGGTGAGCGGACGGACGGAAGACATGGGTCAGGGATTGGGGATTGGGGATTGGGGATTGGAGCAGTCTGGTAGCTAACCCCTAATCCCTAACCCCTAGTCCCTGGTTTTCACACCGCGCTCGAATCGAAACTCTCGAGCGCCTTCTTCACGTAAGACATGTACTCATCCGCCACCGCGCCGTCGATGATGCGGTGGTCGTACCCAAGCGACAGGTACCCTTTGGTCCGGATGGCAATCATGTCGTCGACGACGGCGACGCGTTTCTCGATGTGGCCCACGCCCATGATGGCCACCTGCGGCTGGCTGATGATGGGCATCCCGAACTGCGCGCCAAACACACCGGGGTTGGTGATGGTGAACGTCCCGCCCTGCACCTCTTCGGGCTTGAGTTGTTTTGCTCGCGCGCGGGACGCGAGGTCCTGGATGGCGCGGCTCAGGTCCAGCACGTTTATTTCCCCGGCCCGTTTGATGACCGGCACGATCAGACCCCGATCAAGCGCGACGGCAATGCCGAGGTTGATCTCTTTCTTGTAGACGATCGTGTCACCGTCAACCGAACTGTTGACGACGGGTACGGCCTTGAGCGCGTCGACCGCCGCCTTCATCAGAAACGACATGAAGGTGAGCTTGACGCCCTGCCGCTCGTACTCGGCTTTCTTCGCCTCCCGGATCTTCACGATGCGCGTGTAGTCGACCTCGAACACCGAGTGCACGTGCGCTGAGGTCCGCTTGCTGTACACCATGTGCTCGGCGATCTTCTTGCGCATCACCGACATCGGGACAACCTGGACGTTGTCGCCTGGCTTGAATGCCGGCAAGTGAGGCGTGGCCGGCGCCGCGCGTGGCGCGGCGGCCGGTGCGACGCCGGTCGCGTCGCCAGGCGCCTTACTGATGTGCGCGAGGATGTCCTGCTTGGTGACGCGGCCGCCAAGTCCGGTGCCGGGAATCGTCGTGATGTCAACGTTGTGCTCGCCGGCGATCTTGCGCACGAGCGGAGACGACTTTATGCGCCGCAACTCGTCGCCAGACAGCCCGGCACCAGTCGACGCGGCCGGCTCGGCCGCAACGACCGCGGGCGCCACCGTCGCAGCGGGCCCGGGTGCAGCAGCGGGTACCGGAGCCGGGGCGGGCGACGGCGGCGGAACTTGCGTCGCCTTGACCGGGGCGGTTGCGACAACCGCCCCCACCTCGCCAATCACCGCAACGACCGCATTCACCGGGACGGTCTCGCCTTCCTTCGCCCGCACTTCCAGCAGCACGCCCGCCGACGGCGATGGGATTTCGGCATCGACCTTGTCGGTTGAAATCTCGAACAACGGCTCGTCGCGATCGACCCTATCGCCGACCTTCTTGATCCACCTGACGATGGTGCCTTCGGCGATCGACTCGCCCATCTGGGGCATTACGACGTCGGACATGAGGGACCTCGCATGGACAGCAGCTCGGAAGAAGAAGCCAGTGAAACCCCATCACGCATGAATCGCCGCCCCGTGCGTCGCGTGCGCGGCCTCGCCGACCGCCTCGGACATCGTCGGGTGCGCGTGAATCGTGCGAATCAGTTCCTCGACCGTGCTCTCGAGCCGGAGCGCCAGCGTGGCTTCGGCCACCAACTCCGTTGCCCGCGGTCCAATGATGTGCACGCCGAGCACTTCGTCGTACTTCTTGTCGGCCACGATCTTGACGAGGCCATCGGTCTCGTTGGCGATCCGGGCTCGCCCCAGCGCGCCAAACGGGAACGTCCCGACCCGCACATCATAGCCTCGTTCAACCGCCTGCTTTTCGGTGAGGCCGACGCTGCTGATCTCGGGATCGCAATACGTGCACTTGGGCACCTGGTCGTAGTTGATCGCGTGAAACGGCTGGCCTGCCAGCCGCTCGGCCAGCGCGATGCCCTCGGCCGTCGACAGGTGGGCGAGTTGCAGATGTCCGGGCGTGCCAAACGTGATCACATCACCGATGGCCGACACGTCGGCGACGCTCGTGCGGAACTGCTCGTCGACCCACACGTAGCCCTTTTCGAGCTTCACGCCGGCTTCCTCGGCGCCAAGCCCGGCGGTGACGGGACCGCGTCCGGTCGCCACCAGCAGATACTCGGCCGACAGTTTCTGCGTCGAGCCATCCGGCATCTTCATGTCGAGATCCACGCCATCGGCCTTCGCCCGGGCGGCGGTGACGGTGGTCGACGTATGAAACGTGATGCCCTGCTTCTTGAACGCCTTCTCCAGTTCGACCGAAATGGTCTCGTCTTCGAGCGGCACCAGGTGCGGCAGCAGTTCGACGATGGTGACGTCGCTGCCGAACCGCTTGAAGACAGTCGCGAACTCGACGCCAATCGGTCCGCTGCCCATCACGACGATGGACTTCGGCACCTCGCGCATGAAGATGGCCTCGTCGCTCGTGATGATGCGCTTCCGGTCGAGCTCGATGCCCGGCACGCTCCGTGCGCTCGACCCGGTGGCCACGACGATCTGGCGCGCAGTGAGCACCTGGGTCTCGCCGCCGGTTACCTCGACTTTGCCGGAGCCCGCCAGCCGCCCGCTGCCCTTGATCCAGTCGATCCCGTTCTTCTTGAAGAGGTACTCGATGCCGCGCGTCAGGACCGTCACGATCTTGTCCTTCCGCGTCTGCACCTGGTTCATGTCGATGCGGGGCGGCTCGGGGCCGAGCACCAGTCCCCATTCCTTTGCGCCCTGCGCGATCTTGAGCGCATGGGCATGCTCGAGGAGCGCTTTCGTGGGGATACAGCCCCAGTTCAGGCAGGTGCCGCCGAGCGTCTTCTGCCGCTCGATGACGGCGGCCTTGAGGCCGAGCTGCGCGGCACGGATCGCGGTCGGGTATCCGCCGGTGCCGGCACCGATGATGATGACGTCGTACTGGTTGGCCACGGATGGCTACTCCTCAGGTAGATCGCGAGCGGCACGAACGACACGGCGTCGGGCGCGGGCGAGGCTTCATCAAATCTGTTTCCGGAGGCTTCAGAAGTTCACGTTACTGGGAGGCTTGCGGCACTGTCAAGCAAGCCACGGTGATGATTGTGGCGACACGCAAGACGGGTTTCCCGGACATGGGGAGGGGGGCGCTGGCACCCAGCACTCCCGGGCCCGCGTTGGACGAAGACGGGACCCCTACCGCGCGATCTAGCACACTGAGTGCGGCGGCGCGCATTTATGTGTGGCATTCACGCACAGCCCGGCTCTTCTTGACGAACTGTGCGCCGGGTCACGACGACGGTGCGATAATGGCGCGGTCGGAATGGTCGGTTCCGTCCCGCTCTGGCCCTGGAGATGGAGGGAGTTACGCGTGGCGTCCAGCATGAAAACGGTCCTCATCGTCGACGATGACGAAGGGATGCGCGACACACTGACGGCGATCCTGCACCGCGACTACCGCGTGCTGCGGGCATCGACCGGCGAGCACGGGCTGGGCGTCCTTAATCGCGAAACCGTCGACGTGATCCTGCTGGACGTCAGGATGCCAGGCATCAACGGGCTGGATGTGCTGCGGCAGGTAAAGGAGACGCAGCGGCTGGTCGAAGTCATCATGATCTCGGCCATCAATGAAATCGAGACCGCCGTCCAGGCGATGAAGCTGGGCGCGTACCACTACATCACCAAGGATTTCGAGTACGACGCCGTCCTGTCTCTCGTGCGGAACGCGTGTGAGCGGCTCGATCTGAGCCGCAAGGTGATGACGCTCTCCGCGCAGGTGGCCGACGAGCGCGAGCGCCAGTTCGTCCAGGGCCCGAGCGTCAAGATGCGCGAGATTGCGGAACTGGTGCGCAAGGTGGCGGGGCTGTCTGCCACGGTCCTGATCCTCGGCGAGAGCGGCACCGGCAAGGAACTGATCGCGCGGATGATTCATCGCGAATCCGACCGGTCCGACGCGCCGTTCCTGCCGGTGAACCTCGCTGCGATTCCGGGCGAGCTGGTCGAGTCGGCGCTCTTCGGCCACGAGAAGGGGTCATTTACCGGGGCGGTCAGGCAGCAACTGGGCAAATTCGAAATCGCCTCTGGCGGAACGTTGTTTCTCGACGAAATTGGCGAACTGAAGCCCGACGTGCAGGCGAAGCTGCTGCGTGCCATCCAGGAATCCGAAATCGAACGCGTCGGCGGCACCAGATCGATCAAGGTGGATCTGCGAATCATCGCCGCGACCAACGTCGATCTCGAGAAGGCTGTACGGGAAGGCCGGTTCCGCGAGGATCTCTACTACCGGATCAACGTCATTCCGTTGAAGGTCCCGCCTCTGCGGGAGCGCATCGAGGATATCCCGGAGCTGGCGCTCTTCTTCCTCTCGCGCTACAACGCGAAATTCAGGAAATCGATCCGCGGGATCAGCGACTCGGCGCTGGCGGTGCTGCAGGCGTATCGATGGCCTGGCAACATCCGCGAACTCGAGAACCTCGTCGAGCGGCTGGTCGCGGTCTGTGATCAGGATGTGATCGAGAGCGAGAATCTGCCCTACGAGTACCACCTGGAGTCGCTCGTGAAGCCGGAGACCGCCACCGAGGCGCTGCTCGACAAGGCCTGTGAGACCTTCGAGCGCAATTTCGTCCTCCGGGCGCTGGAGCAGTCCGGCTGGAACGTGACCGCCACGGCCAGGACCCTCGGCGTGCCGCTGAGCACGCTCAAACACAAGATGGACCGCCTCGACATCCGCCAGATTGCCAGGAAACTGCGCAGCATCTAGCCGCCTGGACCGCATCCTCAGGTTGCAAAAATTGTAATCGTCCTGACGGTTCTGGTATCGCAATTTCTGCAACCGCCCGGAGCGCCGGTTGCGGCTGACAAATCCGTCATCTGCACACAACGGCACAGCCGCTCCCCGGCATGATGCCGCGACCTTCGATAAACACGCCTAATTGTAGGGAATCGCCGGATCCTGCTGCCCGCCGTTGCAGACCGATGCGCAGGGGTGCTGATCGGCCGGTTGTTGGCCCAACGGTTGCATTTATAATACGGGTGGAGATTGATTGAACATGCAGCCCTCCGCGTTCAACGTTCGAGTGCCCCTGCCGACGGGCGACGTGTTCCTGATGAACACCTTGACCGACGCGCAGTTGGTCGTCTCGAGCGACGCGGCGCGACTGGTCGAACAGCCGAGCGACGCCGACGCGAATGCGGCGAACTCTGGCGAGGACGTGCGCGATGCGCTCGCGACGTTTACCGAACACGGATTCCTCGTCCAGGATCACGCCTCCGAGCAGGCGGCCCTGGCGTTGCGCTTCAGAGAGTTCCGCGAAGACACCTCGCAGTTGCGCATCACGATTCTGACCACGCTGCAGTGCAACTTCGCCTGTGAATACTGCTACCAGGGCGACCGCGTGGATGCCGGACGTCCGGCCCCGACGATGTCGATCGAGACCTCGGCCCAGGTTGCGGCGTGGATCGCCAGCCAGCTAGATGCGGTCGGTCCCCGCCGGCTGGTGCTCACCTTCTTCGGCGGCGAACCGCTGCTGAACACCGCCGCGATGTTCGACCTCGCCGAGCGCTGCTGGCAGGCGACTCAGGCGAGAGGCGTGCAGCAACTGGTCAACATCATCACCAACGGCCTGCTTCTGTCTCCCGAGATCGTCGACCGGATGCTGCCGTTCAGGCTGAACGGCGTCAAGGTGACACTCGACGGCGACCGCGCCACCCACGATCGGGTGCGACCGACACGCGGGGGCCACGGCACCTTCGATCGCATCATCGCCAACATCCGGCGCGTGGCCGACAAGACGCCGATCGCGATTGGCGGCAACTTCGACGCCGCCACGGCTGAGCGCTATCCCGCGCTGCTCGACTTCCTCAAGGACCAGGAGTTCGCCGGCCGCATCTCGAAGGTCGCGTTCAAGCCGGTGATTGCGCCAAAGTCCGCGCAGACGCCGACAGGGTTGATTCCGCTGACGGCCGTGGGACCAGATCGCCAGCCGCTCAACGGCTCATGTATGAGCGTTGCGGGCAGCGGCAGCGCCGGGGTTTCGGCGTGCGACAGCTGCCACTTCGCCGACGAGCAGATGGCGATGCTGCGCGAAGAGACCAAGCGGCGCGGCTTCCCCACCGCCGACGGCGTGCACATGGGCCCGTGCGAGCTGTACCGGCGGCACTCTCACACGATCGGACCGGACGGATCACTCTACGCGTGCCCCGGCTTTACCGGCGACAACGCGTTGGCGGTTGGCCACATCAGCGCCGGAACCGACGGCGTGCAGTCCGAGGTGGCCTCACGTTTTGAGCGGCTCGCGCCCTGGCGCCAGTGCGGCGACTGCTCGTTCATTCCGGTGTGCGGAGGCGGTTGCGCGGTCGCCTCCCACGCGGAACTTGGTGACATGGAAGCGCCGTCGTGTCACAAGCGTGCGTTTGAATCGGCGTTGGTTTCGCTGGCGGAAGATGCCGTCAGCGCTTTGGCTGGAGGGGTACAATGAGGATCACTGTTGTGAAGCGCGGCGAAAAGCCCCCGATCGATTTCTGCCCTTGGATGATCAGCGTCCCACCAGAGGACAGCAAGTAGCGCGGCGACCACGCACACCCTGGGAGGGGGCAGGCAGTTGCTACGCCCGCGCGATTTGCATCGCCTCGGGCATCGTCTGGGCACTGTCTGCCCTCGCGTGCGTATCCGCCACGCCGCCCCCGCCGGCTGCGGGGCCGGCCACCATCGTCATCGGCATTCCGCAAAGCCGCCAGCTCGATCCCTTGCACGGCGTTCGCTCCCTCGCCAACTGGCTCGCACTCGAACGACTCACCGGCAACGATGCCAGCGGCAGAACGTCTCCGCGACTCGTCGAGAGCTGGTCGGAAGTCGACAACGGCCTGACCTGGCGTCTCGTACTCAAGTCGCAACTGCGGTATCAGGACGGTACGCCGCTCGTGGCCGCCGACGTCAAGCGCCAGATCGATGAGGCGCGCGGTGTTCCAGCCGGTCAGACACTCAGGGTGTGCGTGCCCGATATCAGGGACATCTCGGTCGCTGGCGATCGCGAGGTCGTGATTCGGCTGAACCGCCGATGCGCGTTCCTGCTCGACGATCTGGACATGACCATCACCCGGCCGGCCGTCGAGAACCGCCCGGATGTCGGGACGGGCCCGTTTGCGATCACCTCGTCGACCAGGGACGAGATCGTGCTGGGGGCGAACCCGTACTACTATCTCGGCAAGCCTGCGATCAGCCGGGTTGTCGTCAAGGCGTATGACACGCTGAGAACCGCATGGGCCGAAATGATGCGCGGCCATGTCGATTTCCTGTGGGAGGTCGGGCCGGACACGGCCGAGTTCCTGCGTGACCAGTCGAGCGTCCAGGTGCGTTCGTATCTCAGCTACTACGCCTACACGATCATCATGAACTCGGCGCGGCCAATCTTCCGCGATCCCACGGTGCGACGGGCGCTGAACATCGGCGTCAACCGCGCGGAACTGCTGCAGCAGGCGCTCAAGGGCCAGGGCCTGGCCGGCGACGATGCCGTCTGGCCTTCGTTCTGGGCGCGCGATAGCAGCGTGCCGACATGGCGGTACGACCCGGCCAAAGCGGCCGGCCTGCTTGAAACCGCCCGCCGCGGCAGTGGCATTCGGACCAGCGGGTTGAAAGCCGGAGCGCCGGCGCTCGAGTTTACATGCCTGTTGCCGGCGAACTTCGCGATCTATGAACGCCTGGCGTTGCTGGTTCAACGCCAACTGCGGTTGGTCAACGTCGAGATGCGGATTGAGGCGCTGCCCGCAGATGTCTACAACCGGCGCATCGCGATCGGCGATTTCGACGCGGTGCTGACCAACCTGGTCGGTGGGCCATACCGGACGATTCACTACTGGTTCTGGCATTCGCCGGGGGTTTCGAAGCGCTGGAACTTCTGGGGCTATCAGGATGCAGCCGTCGACGCGGCGCTCGAGCAGATGCGCGATGCGCCAGACGATAATGGCACACGCACCGCGATGAGGGCGTTGAGTCTCGCGCTTCGTGAGAACCCGCCGGCAATCGTGCTGGCATGGGGCGACACGGTTCAGGCCGTCAGCCGCCGGTTCGCACTACCGGACGGCGCGGCGGGCCGGGATGCGCTTCACAGCCTGAGCCGGT
It encodes the following:
- the lipB gene encoding lipoyl(octanoyl) transferase LipB encodes the protein MSSVRPLTIRRLGLVSYAEGLELQRALVARRIADEIGDELLLLQHPHVLTLGVKAGESRQHVLATPERLAELGVELHETGRGGDVTYHGPGQIVGYPILSLKPDRCDVHRYVRDLEEVMIRVTADYGFEARRIQGLTGAWVGAEKIGAIGVRIQRWVTSHGFAFNVNTDLDFFKLIVPCGISDRGVTSLRRLTGRDLPIGEAEDHLIAAFCDVFQRTPTN
- a CDS encoding sigma-70 family RNA polymerase sigma factor, which encodes MTAVPAQNVKDAQLVTRMRARDESAVAELDAIYRSRIQHLAMRYVKTPEDAEEIAQDVLMKVYSRIDAFRGDAALSSWIYRITFNTAMSRLRSRRSASYFEVSEHDLMADVEENGGQIRRETPDWSHMADEALLRGQVRRQLARALPELPSIYRVPVILRDIQGLSTEEASARLGIKEQTLKSRLHRGRAFLRARLAEFQGGLEMHRANRSAMFAA
- a CDS encoding sigma-54 dependent transcriptional regulator is translated as MASSMKTVLIVDDDEGMRDTLTAILHRDYRVLRASTGEHGLGVLNRETVDVILLDVRMPGINGLDVLRQVKETQRLVEVIMISAINEIETAVQAMKLGAYHYITKDFEYDAVLSLVRNACERLDLSRKVMTLSAQVADERERQFVQGPSVKMREIAELVRKVAGLSATVLILGESGTGKELIARMIHRESDRSDAPFLPVNLAAIPGELVESALFGHEKGSFTGAVRQQLGKFEIASGGTLFLDEIGELKPDVQAKLLRAIQESEIERVGGTRSIKVDLRIIAATNVDLEKAVREGRFREDLYYRINVIPLKVPPLRERIEDIPELALFFLSRYNAKFRKSIRGISDSALAVLQAYRWPGNIRELENLVERLVAVCDQDVIESENLPYEYHLESLVKPETATEALLDKACETFERNFVLRALEQSGWNVTATARTLGVPLSTLKHKMDRLDIRQIARKLRSI
- a CDS encoding radical SAM protein — translated: MQPSAFNVRVPLPTGDVFLMNTLTDAQLVVSSDAARLVEQPSDADANAANSGEDVRDALATFTEHGFLVQDHASEQAALALRFREFREDTSQLRITILTTLQCNFACEYCYQGDRVDAGRPAPTMSIETSAQVAAWIASQLDAVGPRRLVLTFFGGEPLLNTAAMFDLAERCWQATQARGVQQLVNIITNGLLLSPEIVDRMLPFRLNGVKVTLDGDRATHDRVRPTRGGHGTFDRIIANIRRVADKTPIAIGGNFDAATAERYPALLDFLKDQEFAGRISKVAFKPVIAPKSAQTPTGLIPLTAVGPDRQPLNGSCMSVAGSGSAGVSACDSCHFADEQMAMLREETKRRGFPTADGVHMGPCELYRRHSHTIGPDGSLYACPGFTGDNALAVGHISAGTDGVQSEVASRFERLAPWRQCGDCSFIPVCGGGCAVASHAELGDMEAPSCHKRAFESALVSLAEDAVSALAGGVQ
- a CDS encoding protein kinase, producing the protein MSQAIGHYDILGVVGTGGLGTVYRARDTRIGRTVAVRVLGDVTPDPLHRTRFIDSIRPYTTLSHSNIATLFDVGEHEGHVYLVYEFVSGEKLSALGSGHALNIRRALDLALQLADALAEAHACQLIHGALTPTAVFVTPKGHAKVLDFGLTAWERDSGDTRQTSARLAERGSALGIGAVGYMSPEQVLGQAIDDRTDIFALGAIIHEMLTGREPFGGSNASDIGLNVVQSTPTTPSMINPAVPIALDAIVARALAKNPADRYQSVAAMAAELRAASDTVRAHDASIDRPVPARQAGARWVRTGLLSLLLVAASALAAWHWQDVLRQTWHRNIGPRPTPLVVVLPFTIGGGEATRPYFGPGLAEDLVMRLGQMTGVTTLGRLSIRAFAGRSPQSVAQDVQASVALAGMVTPADPDWKKLNVRLSLVDRADGQTIWNRDYTAQAADIIALETRIARDVSERLGIPFKQSAATSRAALRIVDPAAFDAYLQARDAMAAQDASRAVQLFESAIAADSSMLEAQTGLVEALSIGAAFEGRLAFADVSRRMREAAEQAATADPDAAPVQLALGLSSPTLREALIRLRGAIEIDRSYVAAYWAIAELLRDVDPAKSMRFTRRVIELDPVSPLARYQLATGYIALGEFDQAMVETARGQALAPSLPWWDTLRARVRIVRPLGGDATAPRSERRDADLPPAALMLASSLMLDRRTADAATALTGITRLYPAACDAWAMLAGIHMVGADRAEGLRLEQQIVTQADKADDQAPWARCAAMTAAAVGDAVRAATWIARAAASDRVLRMWGATNGVMSPRAAIQQRLFPWRNVTANPGVISSVAALEASYARARGEATRILEGLLEQSPAR
- the lpdA gene encoding dihydrolipoyl dehydrogenase; the protein is MANQYDVIIIGAGTGGYPTAIRAAQLGLKAAVIERQKTLGGTCLNWGCIPTKALLEHAHALKIAQGAKEWGLVLGPEPPRIDMNQVQTRKDKIVTVLTRGIEYLFKKNGIDWIKGSGRLAGSGKVEVTGGETQVLTARQIVVATGSSARSVPGIELDRKRIITSDEAIFMREVPKSIVVMGSGPIGVEFATVFKRFGSDVTIVELLPHLVPLEDETISVELEKAFKKQGITFHTSTTVTAARAKADGVDLDMKMPDGSTQKLSAEYLLVATGRGPVTAGLGAEEAGVKLEKGYVWVDEQFRTSVADVSAIGDVITFGTPGHLQLAHLSTAEGIALAERLAGQPFHAINYDQVPKCTYCDPEISSVGLTEKQAVERGYDVRVGTFPFGALGRARIANETDGLVKIVADKKYDEVLGVHIIGPRATELVAEATLALRLESTVEELIRTIHAHPTMSEAVGEAAHATHGAAIHA
- a CDS encoding dihydrolipoamide acetyltransferase family protein, with amino-acid sequence MSDVVMPQMGESIAEGTIVRWIKKVGDRVDRDEPLFEISTDKVDAEIPSPSAGVLLEVRAKEGETVPVNAVVAVIGEVGAVVATAPVKATQVPPPSPAPAPVPAAAPGPAATVAPAVVAAEPAASTGAGLSGDELRRIKSSPLVRKIAGEHNVDITTIPGTGLGGRVTKQDILAHISKAPGDATGVAPAAAPRAAPATPHLPAFKPGDNVQVVPMSVMRKKIAEHMVYSKRTSAHVHSVFEVDYTRIVKIREAKKAEYERQGVKLTFMSFLMKAAVDALKAVPVVNSSVDGDTIVYKKEINLGIAVALDRGLIVPVIKRAGEINVLDLSRAIQDLASRARAKQLKPEEVQGGTFTITNPGVFGAQFGMPIISQPQVAIMGVGHIEKRVAVVDDMIAIRTKGYLSLGYDHRIIDGAVADEYMSYVKKALESFDSSAV